From a single Brassica rapa cultivar Chiifu-401-42 chromosome A01, CAAS_Brap_v3.01, whole genome shotgun sequence genomic region:
- the LOC103867180 gene encoding CBS domain-containing protein CBSX5 gives MALSLLSYDVTDLCLGKPPLRCLSASSSSVSDAIAALKSSDDPFLSVWNCNHDHDDVAECECLGKISMADVICHLSKDEVHTLSALNSPVSVLLPPTRSLVLHVQPSCSLVEAIDLIIQGAHNLIVPIQTKTATKKRQQNDNVSHTTTTTHSNGQRFCWITQEDIVRFLLGCIAAFSPLPSMSISDLGIINSSHAILAVDYNSSASAVVSAISRALADQTSVAVVDNEGDDSLMYLIGEISPMTLTCCDETAAAAVATLSAGYLMEYLDGVNPPESLVQEVRERLESKGQIGLLSLLDTLSLSSSPTSGYSSDEESPARSLGRSMSISTRMARKAEAVVCNPKSSLMAVMIQAITHRTNYTWVIDKDGCFVGMVTFVDILKVFRKFL, from the exons ATGGCACTGTCTCTTCTCTCATACGACGTTACTGACCTCTGTCTCGGCAAGCCTCCTCTCCGTTGTCTCTCCGCCTCTTCCTCCTCCGTATCCGACGCCATCGCTGCCCTCAAATCCTCTGACGATCCTTTCCTCTCCGTCTGGAACTGCAATCACGACCATGATGATGTGGCAGAGTGCGAGTGTCTGGGAAAGATATCAATGGCTGACGTCATCTGCCACTTGTCCAAAGACGAAGTCCACACACTCTCTGCGTTGAACTCGCCTGTCTCTGTTCTTCTCCCGCCAACTCGCTCCCTCGTCCTCCATGTTCAACCCTCCTGCAG CTTAGTTGAAGCCATTGATCTGATAATCCAAGGAGCACATAATCTGATTGTCCCGATCCAGACAAAGACCGCCACCAAGAAGAGACAGCAAAACGACAACGTTTCacacaccaccaccaccacccacTCGAACGGACAAAGATTCTGCTGGATCACACAAGAAGATATCGTACGCTTCCTCCTCGGGTGCATCGCCGCGTTCTCTCCTCTGCCTTCGATGTCAATCTCCGATCTCGGTATCATCAACAGCTCGCACGCAATTCTCGCCGTCGACTACAACTCCTCCGCCTCCGCCGTCGTCTCCGCCATCTCCCGCGCTCTCGCCGACCAAACCTCCGTCGCGGTTGTCGACAACGAGGGAGATGATTCACTGATGTACCTGATCGGAGAAATCTCTCCGATGACACTGACTTGCTGCGACGAGACAGCTGCGGCGGCGGTGGCGACGCTCTCCGCCGGGTACTTGATGGAGTACTTAGACGGTGTGAATCCGCCGGAGAGCCTCGTCCAGGAAGTGAGAGAGCGTCTGGAGAGCAAGGGACAGATTGGTTTGCTCTCGCTTTTGGATACTCTCTCGCTCTCGTCGTCGCCGACGTCGGGGTACTCGTCGGATGAAGAGTCTCCGGCGAGGTCGTTGGGGAGGTCGATGAGTATATCGACGAGAATGGCGAGGAAGGCGGAGGCGGTAGTGTGTAATCCTAAGAGCTCGTTGATGGCGGTGATGATTCAGGCGATTACTCACCGTACGAATTACACGTGGGTGATTGACAAAGATGGCTGTTTTGTTGGCATGGTTACTTTTGTTGATATCTTAAAAGTTTTTAGGAAATTTTTGTag
- the LOC117128338 gene encoding uncharacterized protein LOC117128338 yields the protein MAKTKVMKERRKTHEEHFDKIWDYQAEILRSNPGSTMEIETIPGATVGSKQRFYRLYMCFQAQKEAWKKTCRPVIGLDGAFLKWDIKGQLLAAVGRDGDNRIVPIAWAVVEIENDTNWDWFVKRLALDLGLENGNGFVIMSDKQKGLVKAVHTLLPEAEHRQCCRHIYENWRKGGKDLRLQRFFWFIARSYTPGMFNYNMDELKNYDPGAHASLIKTKPETWSRAFFKIGSYCNDNLNNLCESFNKTIREPRKKPLLDMLEEIRRQCMTRNYNRSKMAKDRKTRFTPKTHKELDRVEKKSKECSLRWAIGPETEVEDRDQSYVVNLENETCACRSWQMNGIPCIHAAKVILGVGRKLSEFVAPFYTTSKWRETYSFGIRPVNGRSRDENRDS from the exons ATGGCCAAGACGAAGGTGATGAAAGAAAGGAGGAAGACCCATGAAGAGCATTTTGATAAAATCTGGGATTACCAAGCAGAGATATTGAGGAGCAATCCTGGATCAACCATGGAAATTGAGACCATACCAGGAGCCACGGTTGGAAGCAAGCAGCGGTTCTATAGACTCTACATGTGTTTCCAAGCACAAAAGGAAGCATGGAAGAAGACTTGTAGGCCTGTTATTGGCTTAGATGGAGCCTTTTTGAAATGGGACATCAAGGGACAGTTGTTGGCTGCGGTTGGAAGAGATGGAGACAATAGGATTGTCCCTATTGCTTGGGCTGTAGTGGAGATAGAGAATGATACAAATTGGGATTGGTTTGTGAAGCGTTTGGCCTTGGATTTGGGATTGGAAAATGGGAACGGCTTTGTTATAATGTCTGACAAACAAAAG GGATTAGTGAAGGCAGTTCATACTCTCCTTCCAGAAGCTGAGCATAGACAGTGTTGTCGCCATATCTACGAGAACTGGAGGAAAGGTGGAAAAGATCTAAGGTTACAGAGGTTCTTCTGGTTCATTGCAAGGAGCTACACTCCTGGTATGTTCAACTACAACATGGACGAGCTTAAGAACTATGATCCTGGCGCACATGCATCTCTGATAAAGACAAAGCCAGAGACTTGGTCTAGAGCTTTCTTCAAGATAGGCTCCTACTGTAATGATAATCTGAACAACTTGTGTGAGTCCTTCAACAAGACCATCAGGGAGCCTAGGAAGAAACCTCTGCTAGACATGTTAGAGGAGATTAGGCGCCAATGTATGACTAGGAACTACAATAGGTCTAAGATGGCTAAGGACAGGAAGACTAGGTTCACCCCAAAGACACATAAAGAGTTAGACAGGGTTGAGAAGAAGTCAAAAGAATGTAGTCTGCGTTGGGCAATTGGGCCAGAGACTGAGGTGGAAGATAGAGACCAGTCTTACGTGGTGAATTTGGAGAATGAGACTTGTGCATGTCGAAGCTGGCAAATGAATGGTATTCCATGCATCCATGCTGCTAAGGTCATCCTTGGCGTGGGTAGAAAACTCTCTGAATTTGTTGCTCCTTTCTACACAACCTCTAAGTGGCGTGAAACCTACAGTTTTGGGATCAGACCTGTAAATGGAAGAAGCAGAGATGAGAATCGAGATTCTTAA